AAACATGGCTCCCTAATCCTTtaacttttcttccttccctgccAGGCGAGAAGTGCACAGTTTAGTGAAGCCTCTAAAATCCAAAGACGAAAACAATAATAGTCTTGATGGTCATGATGATCGCTACGAAAAAGTCCGTCCCACTGCTTCTCGGCATTTGATCTTCATCCGTCATGGACAATACAACCTGGAGGGAGCTTCAGATCATGAACGTTATCTCACCAGTCTGGGTATGATATCAAAGCACAACTGTTGCATGATATGTAGGAAGTGTACTTTACAAAGAATGGGAAGGACTTGTACTAATGAATGGGGCAAAGGTATATAAAAGGACATTTGANNNNNNNNNNNNNNNNNNNNNNNNNNNNNNNNNNNNNNNNNNNNNNNNNNNNNNNNNNNNNNNNNNNNNNNNNNNNNNNNNNNNNNNNNNNNNNNNNNNNNNNNNNNNNNNNNNNNNNNNNNNNNNNNNNNNNNNNNNNNNNNNNNNNNNNNNNNNNNNNNNNNNNNNNNNNNNNNNNNNNNNNNNNNNNNNNNNNNNNNNNNNNNNNNNNNNNNNNNNNNNNNNNNNNNNNNNNNNNNNNNNNNNNNNNNNNNNNNNNNNNNNNNNNNNNNNNNNNNNNNNNNNNNNNNNNNNNNNNNNNNNNNNNNNNNNNNNNNNNNNNNNNNNNNNNNNNNNNNNNNNNNNNNNNNNNNNNNNNNNNNNNNNNNNNNNNNNNNNNNNNNNNNNNNNNNNNNNNNNNNNNNNNNNNNNNNNNNNNNNNNNNNNNNNNNNNNNNNNNNNNNNNNNNNNNNNNNNNNNNNNNNNNNNNNNNNNNNNNNNNNNNNNNNNNNNNNNNNNNNNNNNNNNNNNNNNNNNNNNNNNNNNNNNNNNNNNNNNNNNNNNNNNNNNNNNNNNNNNNNNNNNNNNNNNNNNNNNNNNNNNNNNNNNNNNNNNNNNNNNNNNNNNNNNNNNNNNNNNNNNNNNNNNNNNNNNNNNNNNNCTACatttgataaaaagaaatttactTGATGAATTCTTACGGTAATGAAAAACATTCCCCcttgtgtacgtatgtgtctatatctgtctgtctgtctctacctctgcctgcatgcatatgtttgtatgtattgtaatattGTAACTTGTGAATTGTCAGAGCagttttattaataattagatTGCATTCCTTTTCACTCAGGTCGAGAGCAAGCAGCTTTGACTGGACTACGCCTTCAAGAACTCACCTACCCATACTCTCGTGTTGTATACTCAACAATGACTCGTGCCACAGAAACTGCAGAAATCATCCTGAAAAAGCTAGATAACGTTGAAGTAATTGAAAGATGTGATTTATTAAGGGAAGGAGCACCAATTCCCCCAGAACCTCCAATTGGGAGCTGGAAACCAGAGATGCACGTAAGTAGAATTTGAGGAATTTAACTTTCGGCTCATGTAATTTAACACTGTTCTTAGTCTTTGTTTTAAGACAACTGGCATTGTAGTATATGTGGAATACATATTGAGATTNNNNNNNNNNNNNNNNNttatgtatgtaatgtattgtgAAGACTCTTGATCATGATGTTgataaatagattattatatattattacagcaAGATTTTTCTtgtagatatatgaatgtatgcatttcaagtgaatatatatttttgtaatatagattatataaaccaatttaatatatcaacacatatttaacatttatgaataagaaaagataatggtAAGCCCATTTCTCTCAGAAGTTTTACGTTGATGGCTCACGCATCGAAGCTGCCTTCAGAAAATATGTCCATAGAGCTCCAGCCTCCCAGGAAAAAGATAGTTATGAGGTCTTTGTGTGTCATGCCAATGTTATCAGATACTTTGTGTGCAGGTCAGTGGTTTGTCTCTGTCATTACTGAAGGTATAATGAGATATTTccaatttttatgataatggagGGTTGATGGATAGTTTCTTTGGCAATGGAAATTGTAAATGTTAATggaaacatattatttattttttgtttgtggtttttaatgCACTACATGATAATTTACTGAAATGGTTATTGATTGTCTTTTCATAGGCTATATATTGAAGTACTGTTAAAGTCATAATCAGAAATGAAGTGAATCATCCGTTTGAAATTCTTAAGATTGTTGTCAGTGtagccttttttcattttgtaaatcATAGATCAAAGTTTTGGAtgatagaatacatacatatttagagaTATTAAGTTCATTGGTATTGCTTTTCAAAGGGATCATTAATATATCTTTAACTAGAGGATATACATTTATAGAACCCCCAAACCTTGTCTGTTACAGAGCTCTCCAGCTGCCCCCAGAAGCCTGGTTGCGCCTCACCCTGCACAATGGCAGCATGACACACCTTGTAGTTCGACCAGACGGCCGGGTAGGCCTTTGGCAACTAGGAGAGTGTGGGTACATGCCTCCTGAGAAGCTCTCTCGAACGTAGAGCTCTCAGCTTCTGTATTCTTTTGCATTGCACTCTGTGTAGACCATAAAATGTGTGTGCAGACCATATTGGAAAAGACGAACTTAATGAATTACTAAGGAATTGATGGCATCTGGCAACTAAATTTTATTCTAAGCTGTTGGCACTTTTAATGAGAGACGCTGTTGATTCACAAATATCTCAGGAAGGTGAACATATGATTTTAACCTTTTCAAGGACCAGGATATCATTCATGTTTTCCtcgatgttttaaatttttgccttGATTAGCAATTTTAGGATGATGACTTGAATTTGATAGCTCAGATTAATCAAATGATTAAATTCTTTTCTTGTGATAGTGATTTAAAGTATAACCTGATTCTAGGTCCTATGGATAATGAGGGTAATACGTGTATactgcacaatatatatacatttccttttaataaaatattatattttatgagtgTTTGATTACCATGTTCTTATCCCCTTGGAGCCTACTTTTGCTAGTAGTTGATAGAAACGTTAAAAAAAGTAAGGATTAGCACCTGGGTTTCATTTCTCCACAAAGTTTAGTCATGGCTAGTCTGCCATATAATCAGCTAGACCGCTGTGTTTTGAACTATACCAAGAGGAGGAAAGTTTGGTGAAAGTACTTGTCAAAGTCTCAAGTGCTGCATTCCTTGTGGCTGCCAAAAGCATAATCAATACCTTGATAAGGCTGTTGAGGGTTGAAGTCAAGTTTTGTCAATATTAGACAATTAAATATTACGTACATAAATAAACTTGTTGCTCTTTACAAGAATAGAATATTGAATTGTAATGGTACACCATCTAAGTTCAGTTTTACTGAATAACCTTTCGTGGCAGTTTTAAATctggaatttccctttttccactttaccacctgcaaaaaaaaaaaaaaagtctggatTTTTATTGAACAGAGACAGAGccactcctttatctctctctgtgatTTTAACCTGCTGGTAGTGTGNNNNNNNNNNNNNNNNNNNNNNNNNNNNNNNNNNNNNNNNNNNNNNNNNNNNNNNNNNNNNNNNNNNNNNNNNNNNNNNNNNNNNNNNNNNNNNNNNNNNNNNNNNNNNNNNNNNNNNNNNNNNNNNNNNNNNNNNNNNNNNNNNNNNNNNNNNNNNNNNNNNNNNNNNNNNATCACAAACATCAGcttatgaacaaaaaaaacttcCTTCCTTCACGACTTACtggtaaaatgttttattttttaattattactattagggTGACTTTGGTGACCTCAACTGGCTATACACAAGGCCAAAAGAAATGGAGAAGTGAGGATTTAGAGATTACTGTTGAAGAATGGTTTTAAACGATAGTACACTCGTATAACCATTCACAAACTAGTATGTTTATATCCTTGTGAAGCTGTGACAATGGGCACAAGCTACTGTTCTGATATATACACTCGTATATACCAAAACCTACACATTACAgcgaaaacaaaagataaatacaCCATGGTTTACATGAAAGTTTGCATGTGTCCacctatttgtgtgtgcatacatgtataatacttCTTGAAGCTTACGCACCATAACTGGGCAAAGAAATATCACTCGGTACCtttagaaaaagataaataaaaaaatattgacaaaaacAAGTCTGTTGATGTTGTATATTTAGTGATATCAACATATCAATATTACCCAAGAAATGAATGCACTTTGAAAAGCTTTTGTCATCAAtcctttaataaatattaatgaaacaCTGACACAATGTTAGAGCATAATGCAAATATTGGTAttagcatttgtgtgtgtattagcaaTATGTTTCTGGCTCNNNNNNNNNNNNNNNNNNNNNNNNNNNNNNNNNNNNNNNNNNNNNNNNNNNNNNNNNNNNNNNNNNNNNNNNNNNNNNNNNNNNNNNNNNNNNNNNNNNNNNNNNNNNNNNNNNNNNNNNNNNNATCCATATTTACAAATACTTTTTGATTTAACTAATGATTTATATTGCATAATTTGGTCATAAATTCCTCGCAGAAAGTTATAAGCCAAttgaattgttatatttttagtttctattaatgtatatatcatccaaaaatatgtaaaatgagaacaattctctcccactctcactctcacttaaacaaacacagacaaaaacatcCCCTAATAAATAATGAGCAGGAATAAAAATTACCCACAGAATATCCACAtgattttatttctcatttttctgtcatattcataaaacaaacacaacaaagtaATTGATATATCAACAAGTAGATCTAAAAtgactaatgatttttttttcttttttacaaatctTACATTTATAACAAGCCATAAGTATACACAAAAAATGCTTACTAACAATATATTATGAGCACCCATGAATGAGAAGTATATACATCTCACTTCagtaaaagttaaaaattatttacatacgaGTAAAagattataatacacataattcAGCTTCTGTACATAAATATTTCCTATATGTATATCTGGACAGAGAGGTAGTGAGAATGCACATGCTTGGAAGTGTAAACAGCACTTACAGTATGCTGTGCGTGTGacattatgtttgtttgtttgtgtgaggagAAAGTGAGCAGNNNNNNNNNNNNNNNNNNNNNNNNNNNNNNNNNNNNNNNNNNNNNNNNNNNNNNNNNNNNNNNNNNNNNNNNNNNNNNNNNNNNNNNNNNNNNNNNNGAATGGCAGAGCAGAagacagaaagcaagaaagagagatatcCAATTTATATACCTGCCAAGGATAATCTGGACATCAAAAAATAATTGTGCTTTGGATATCATGCcattatccatacatatatgcctTAAGTCATTTTTCAAGATATCAAATccattatttcattatgtatcatatatacacctCCAAAAATATAATGGGACTATAGCATATGAACAGCTTTTAGGAATGCGCACCTTAAATAACCTGCCTGAGTCTTTTACTGAGCACGAATAAAGACATGATGGAagaatattattataagaatatcaCAGTTAATAAGATGTTCCAATACACATTTCTGTCTTTCCAACATCCGTATTGCagatcatatatgtttatttttttctaatctcNNNNNNNNNNNNNNNNNNNNNNNNNNNNNNNNNNNNNNNNNNNNNNNNNNNNNNNNNNNNNNNNNNNNNNNNNNNNNNNNNNNNNNNNNNNNNNNNNNNNNNNNNNNNNNNNNNNNNNNNNNNNNNNNNNNNNNNNNNNNNNNNNNNNNNNNNNNNNNNNNNNNNNNNNNNNNNNNNNNNNNNNNNNNNNNNNNNNNNNNNNNNNNNNNNNNNNNNNNNNNNNNNNNNNNNNNNNNNNNNNNNNNNNNNNNNNNNNNNNNNNNNNNNNNNGTTACCTTCATACACTTGCTTTTAGTGGTACTGGAACATCCCCTGTTGCTGCCCTTCCACATCTGACACGTGGAACATATTTAGGGTCTGTTGGTTAGTTGCATCATCATTGGGTGCCGCAGCTTCTAGAGTGTGGTACTCTCTCCCTGGGGTGTTGTCATCTGGGTGCTGATTAGGAAGACCTGCNNNNNNNNNNNNNNNNNNNNNNNNNNNNNNNNNNNNNNNNNNNNNNNNNNNNNNNNNNNNNNNNNNNNNNNNNNNNNNNNNNNNNNNNNNNNNNNNNNNNNNNNNAGAAGGCTGTGATTGTTGGTGATACTGTGGAAGAGCCGAGGCCGTTTCGGTAGCTGCGGTGACAACCTGGGCCTCTATATCACATTTCTTTAACTTGTGCTGCTGTTGCAAGTGCTGTCGAACTCCTTGCAGCCACCTGCAACAATAATCATGTCAAATGGACACAATATTGTAAAGGACTCCAACTCTTTACAAACACAACACCTGCCAAGTCAGGAAATGATGAGACAGTTTTCGTAgtttttgtaaatgtaaatgtacaaGAACTAGGGACAAATTATTACTCATCATTAGGACTCAAAAACTTACAAATGAGATGTATGTACAGTCAGGTAATTATGGAACATATTGACCTTTGTTTACATGGCAACTCACCTAAACCATTTGCCACATAATCTACACTTGTATTTTGATTCCGCactgtgtgtctgcatgtgtttcTTTACGCTGTCATGCCATGAGAATTTTTTACCACACAGCTCACACATGTATGGCTTCTCTCCGGTGTGAATCCTCATGTGTTCATTGTAGTGTGCTCTGTGATAAAACCTCTTCAGGCAAATTTCACATTGGATATTGTACCTGAAAAATGCCATTATATAGACATTAGTGCACAATTCCATACTGCCAtgaaaatcacaaacaataaagtattttatatatgatgcaAACATAACTTTCCCTTTAGCCCTACCTCTTTTCATGCTGTGATCTCACATGGCAAAGTAAAGTGGACTTGTCGGTGAAGGCGCGCTGACACTGGTTACATTCATACTTGCAGTCTGAAAAGAAATACTGTTTACCACAAAATCTCAACCAAAGCACAACAAAGTGTACAATCGTCCAATAATATAAACATGCCATAAAATATTTagttaaacatattatatttaggACTTAACACTGTCTGTTTCTTTTGCATTTCCCACCATCAGATACAGCAAACTATCTGGTAACCTTTGATACTTTCATTACAAACATCAAAAAGTTTTACTTGAGATCATTTCAATCAAACTTCATGATCTTAAAGAATCTTCCTCCACTCTTAAATGAAActcaatcatatatcataatactcaATACTTACTTTCATGTTTCTTTATATGTTGCTTCAGGTTGAAAGGCTTCTTGAAGTAGGCATGACAATAAGGGCAGGTATGGAGTGACAAGTCATGGCTGTGCATGTGTTTCTTAAGGTGGTTTTCCTGTCAAGTCAAAGTTGCCTTATATCAATAGCTTTCTTCGAGGTCAAGGATACCTATCCTCCAAACAAATTCTTGCAAAATCAATAACAAAGAAGCAATTCTATGCCATGTCTTAACCTTTCTACTTCTAACTATAGTgaatgtaatgtacatatatgaattttaaatcatgaactttatatattttacctcTTGAAATCATTGTATTATCAGGAGTTCAAGGGTAAATTAACAAATTACAAATAGTCTGCAGATTATAATCACAGGcaagaaaacaaagtaaaaaaaaaataccaccaaAGCTATAATGAATATCAGAAAAGCCTAAAATCAAATATGTCTTTGCATGCCTCTTTATTTACTAAAGccattaatttagaaaaaaaaacttacaccaACAAATCTCTCTTTGCAAACAGTGCAAACCAAGTTCTTGGGTTTTCCAGAAGAATCTGTGTccgacttcttttttcttttcttctttggaggCTGAGCTGGGGCCGGTTCCATCTCCTAGAAGCAAGTGAAagactatataaaataaatatctcaaATGTAAGTGACTAACTAACACATAGGCACAATAATTTACCATANNNNNNNNNNNNNNNNNNNNNNNNNNNNNNNNNNNNNNNNNNNNNNNNNNNNNNNNNNNNNNNNNNNNNNNNNNNNNNNNNNNNNNNNNNNNNNNNNNNNNNNNNNNNNNNNNNNNNNNNNNNNNNNNNNNNNNNNNNNNNNNNNNNNNNNNNNNNNNNNNNNNNNNNNNNNNNNNNNNNNNNNNNNNNNNNNNNNNNNNNNNNNNNNNNNNNNNNNNNNNNN
This window of the Penaeus monodon isolate SGIC_2016 chromosome 31, NSTDA_Pmon_1, whole genome shotgun sequence genome carries:
- the LOC119593097 gene encoding serine/threonine-protein phosphatase PGAM5, mitochondrial-like isoform X1, with the translated sequence MHWMRKIGRLGVLAATAGGAIAGYVIASEENRKTALASWTTGYTPSVKWDWNWDRREVHSLVKPLKSKDENNNSLDGHDDRYEKVRPTASRHLIFIRHGQYNLEGASDHERYLTSLGREQAALTGLRLQELTYPYSRVVYSTMTRATETAEIILKKLDNVEVIERCDLLREGAPIPPEPPIGSWKPEMHKFYVDGSRIEAAFRKYVHRAPASQEKDSYEVFVCHANVIRYFVCRALQLPPEAWLRLTLHNGSMTHLVVRPDGRVGLWQLGECGYMPPEKLSRT
- the LOC119593097 gene encoding serine/threonine-protein phosphatase PGAM5, mitochondrial-like isoform X2, translated to MHWMRKIGRLGVLAATAGGAIAGYVIASEENRKTALASWTTGYTPSVKWDWNWDRREVHSLVKPLKSKDENNNSLDGHDDRYEKVRPTASRHLIFIRHGQYNLEGASDHERYLTSLGREQAALTGLRLQELTYPYSRVVYSTMTRATETAEIILKKLDNVEVIERCDLLREGAPIPPEPPIGSWKPEMHFYVDGSRIEAAFRKYVHRAPASQEKDSYEVFVCHANVIRYFVCRALQLPPEAWLRLTLHNGSMTHLVVRPDGRVGLWQLGECGYMPPEKLSRT